A genomic window from Nicotiana sylvestris chromosome 11, ASM39365v2, whole genome shotgun sequence includes:
- the LOC104218434 gene encoding probable receptor-like serine/threonine-protein kinase At5g57670 isoform X2 — protein sequence MRYVRTSSLKRLFSFGRHSFDGDFPIACEENNTTSTAIVADTASPTTQPTHRPTWKCFSYQEIFRATNGFDSENMVGKGGYAEVYKGVLDDGQAIAVKMLTKATDDERKEKEFLTEIGTLGHVCHPNVTSLLGCCIENGLYLIFQFSSKGSVASILHDEISPTMDWETRNKIALGTAKGLYYLHKSCPRRIIHRDIKASNILLSEEYEPQISDFGLAKWLPSQWTHHSIVPIEGTFGHLAPEYFMHGVVDEKTDVFAFGVFCLELISGKKPVDNSHQSLHSWAKPLLSRGVIEEVVDPRLEGRFDSTQLHKLAFAASLCIRASSIWRPTMNEILEIILGGEVDKDKWKMPDEEEEEQEELWGFEDLECECDSSFSTSPHDTF from the exons ATGAGATACGTTCGTACAAGTAGCCTTAAGAGGCTGTTTTCTTTCGGAAGACACAGTTTTGATGGAGATTTTCCAATAGCTTGTGAAGAAAATAATACTACAAGTACCGCTATTGTTGCTGATACTGCTTCCCCCACAACACAGCCAACTCATAGGCCCACATGGAAATGTTTCTCTTATCAAGAAATTTTTCGTGCCACCAACGGTTTCGACTCAG AAAATATGGTTGGGAAAGGAGGGTATGCAGAAGTGTACAAAGGAGTATTAGATGATGGACAGGCAATAGCTGTAAAAATGCTGACAAAAGCCACCGAtgatgagagaaaagagaaggAATTTTTGACAGAAATTGGGACACTTGGTCACGTTTGCCATCCCAATGTGACATCATTGTTAGGTTGTTGTATTGAGAATGGGCTTTATCTCATTTTTCAGTTCTCTTCTAAAGGCTCTGTTGCTTCAATTCTCCATG ATGAGATATCACCCACTATGGACTGGGAAACAAGGAACAAAATTGCTCTTGGAACTGCAAAGGGTTTATATTACTTGCATAAATCTTGTCCTAGAAGAATAATTCACAGGGACATCAAGGCTTCAAACATTTTGTTGAGTGAGGAATATGAGCCACAG ATATCAGATTTTGGGCTAGCAAAATGGCTTCCATCACAATGGACCCATCATTCCATTGTTCCAATTGAAGGGACTTTTGG GCACTTAGCACCAGAATATTTCATGCATGGAGTAGTTGATGAAAAGACAGATGTTTTTGCATTTGGTGTGTTCTGCTTGGAGCTCATTTCTGGGAAAAAACCAGTTGACAATTCCCATCAAAGCTTACACAGCTGG gCAAAACCTCTTTTGAGCAGAGGAGTTATAGAAGAAGTAGTAGATCCAAGGCTAGAAGGGCGATTTGATTCTACACAACTTCATAAACTTGCTTTTGCTGCTTCACTTTGCATTCGTGCTTCTTCTATATGGCGGCCTACCATGAATGAG ATTTTAGAGATAATATTGGGAGGCGAAGTTGATAAAGACAAATGGAAAATGccagatgaagaagaggaagagcAAGAAGAGCTTTGGGGGTTTGAGGATCTTGAATGTGAATGTGATAGTTCCTTCTCAACTTCCCCACATGACACCTTCTAA
- the LOC104218434 gene encoding probable receptor-like serine/threonine-protein kinase At5g57670 isoform X3, producing MRYVRTSSLKRLFSFGRHSFDGDFPIACEENNTTSTAIVADTASPTTQPTHRPTWKCFSYQEIFRATNGFDSENMVGKGGYAEVYKGVLDDGQAIAVKMLTKATDDERKEKEFLTEIGTLGHVCHPNVTSLLGCCIENGLYLIFQFSSKGSVASILHDEISPTMDWETRNKIALGTAKGLYYLHKSCPRRIIHRDIKASNILLSEEYEPQISDFGLAKWLPSQWTHHSIVPIEGTFGHLAPEYFMHGVVDEKTDVFAFGVFCLELISGKKPVDNSHQSLHSWAKPLLSRGVIEEVVDPRLEGRFDSTQLHKLAFAASLCIRASSIWRPTMNEEGIRLQSLEMFINDFRDNIGRRS from the exons ATGAGATACGTTCGTACAAGTAGCCTTAAGAGGCTGTTTTCTTTCGGAAGACACAGTTTTGATGGAGATTTTCCAATAGCTTGTGAAGAAAATAATACTACAAGTACCGCTATTGTTGCTGATACTGCTTCCCCCACAACACAGCCAACTCATAGGCCCACATGGAAATGTTTCTCTTATCAAGAAATTTTTCGTGCCACCAACGGTTTCGACTCAG AAAATATGGTTGGGAAAGGAGGGTATGCAGAAGTGTACAAAGGAGTATTAGATGATGGACAGGCAATAGCTGTAAAAATGCTGACAAAAGCCACCGAtgatgagagaaaagagaaggAATTTTTGACAGAAATTGGGACACTTGGTCACGTTTGCCATCCCAATGTGACATCATTGTTAGGTTGTTGTATTGAGAATGGGCTTTATCTCATTTTTCAGTTCTCTTCTAAAGGCTCTGTTGCTTCAATTCTCCATG ATGAGATATCACCCACTATGGACTGGGAAACAAGGAACAAAATTGCTCTTGGAACTGCAAAGGGTTTATATTACTTGCATAAATCTTGTCCTAGAAGAATAATTCACAGGGACATCAAGGCTTCAAACATTTTGTTGAGTGAGGAATATGAGCCACAG ATATCAGATTTTGGGCTAGCAAAATGGCTTCCATCACAATGGACCCATCATTCCATTGTTCCAATTGAAGGGACTTTTGG GCACTTAGCACCAGAATATTTCATGCATGGAGTAGTTGATGAAAAGACAGATGTTTTTGCATTTGGTGTGTTCTGCTTGGAGCTCATTTCTGGGAAAAAACCAGTTGACAATTCCCATCAAAGCTTACACAGCTGG gCAAAACCTCTTTTGAGCAGAGGAGTTATAGAAGAAGTAGTAGATCCAAGGCTAGAAGGGCGATTTGATTCTACACAACTTCATAAACTTGCTTTTGCTGCTTCACTTTGCATTCGTGCTTCTTCTATATGGCGGCCTACCATGAATGAG GAAGGAATTCGTCTTCAAAGTCTTGAAATGTTCATAAATG ATTTTAGAGATAATATTGGGAGGCGAAGTTGA
- the LOC104218434 gene encoding probable receptor-like serine/threonine-protein kinase At5g57670 isoform X1 has translation MRYVRTSSLKRLFSFGRHSFDGDFPIACEENNTTSTAIVADTASPTTQPTHRPTWKCFSYQEIFRATNGFDSENMVGKGGYAEVYKGVLDDGQAIAVKMLTKATDDERKEKEFLTEIGTLGHVCHPNVTSLLGCCIENGLYLIFQFSSKGSVASILHDEISPTMDWETRNKIALGTAKGLYYLHKSCPRRIIHRDIKASNILLSEEYEPQISDFGLAKWLPSQWTHHSIVPIEGTFGHLAPEYFMHGVVDEKTDVFAFGVFCLELISGKKPVDNSHQSLHSWAKPLLSRGVIEEVVDPRLEGRFDSTQLHKLAFAASLCIRASSIWRPTMNEEGIRLQSLEMFINGEILEIILGGEVDKDKWKMPDEEEEEQEELWGFEDLECECDSSFSTSPHDTF, from the exons ATGAGATACGTTCGTACAAGTAGCCTTAAGAGGCTGTTTTCTTTCGGAAGACACAGTTTTGATGGAGATTTTCCAATAGCTTGTGAAGAAAATAATACTACAAGTACCGCTATTGTTGCTGATACTGCTTCCCCCACAACACAGCCAACTCATAGGCCCACATGGAAATGTTTCTCTTATCAAGAAATTTTTCGTGCCACCAACGGTTTCGACTCAG AAAATATGGTTGGGAAAGGAGGGTATGCAGAAGTGTACAAAGGAGTATTAGATGATGGACAGGCAATAGCTGTAAAAATGCTGACAAAAGCCACCGAtgatgagagaaaagagaaggAATTTTTGACAGAAATTGGGACACTTGGTCACGTTTGCCATCCCAATGTGACATCATTGTTAGGTTGTTGTATTGAGAATGGGCTTTATCTCATTTTTCAGTTCTCTTCTAAAGGCTCTGTTGCTTCAATTCTCCATG ATGAGATATCACCCACTATGGACTGGGAAACAAGGAACAAAATTGCTCTTGGAACTGCAAAGGGTTTATATTACTTGCATAAATCTTGTCCTAGAAGAATAATTCACAGGGACATCAAGGCTTCAAACATTTTGTTGAGTGAGGAATATGAGCCACAG ATATCAGATTTTGGGCTAGCAAAATGGCTTCCATCACAATGGACCCATCATTCCATTGTTCCAATTGAAGGGACTTTTGG GCACTTAGCACCAGAATATTTCATGCATGGAGTAGTTGATGAAAAGACAGATGTTTTTGCATTTGGTGTGTTCTGCTTGGAGCTCATTTCTGGGAAAAAACCAGTTGACAATTCCCATCAAAGCTTACACAGCTGG gCAAAACCTCTTTTGAGCAGAGGAGTTATAGAAGAAGTAGTAGATCCAAGGCTAGAAGGGCGATTTGATTCTACACAACTTCATAAACTTGCTTTTGCTGCTTCACTTTGCATTCGTGCTTCTTCTATATGGCGGCCTACCATGAATGAG GAAGGAATTCGTCTTCAAAGTCTTGAAATGTTCATAAATGGTGAG ATTTTAGAGATAATATTGGGAGGCGAAGTTGATAAAGACAAATGGAAAATGccagatgaagaagaggaagagcAAGAAGAGCTTTGGGGGTTTGAGGATCTTGAATGTGAATGTGATAGTTCCTTCTCAACTTCCCCACATGACACCTTCTAA